The genomic window GATTGCAGTTGGCTTACTTAGCTTTCATGATAAAATGGAAAAGTACCATTCACTGCTCAATGAGATCGATATGTATGAGCAGGAGGAGCGATTAACTTTGTTTTTCTGGGTTCCCGCTCAGGGAGAAAACATTCAAGGCCTGCTAGGTGTTGAGTACATAACAGAGACACAGCTTATTTTGCATGATATCAGTCTTAATCCATCCTATAGAGGCGAGGGGCTAGGGTTTCAATTGCTGGATGAATTAAGAGATAGCTATAGCGAGGTTGAGATCATCGGCACTTCGGCGACGAAGGAGTATTTGGATAAATGGTTACAATTGTAAAATTATTAAGTATAATGCATAAAATGAGCGATAAAGATTTTTAAGTAGAAAGTTGGAAGCACTTTGCAGGAGATCAATATAAAATTAGATGTATTTGAAGGTCCACTGGATCTGCTTCTTCATTTGATAAAAAAATTGGAGATAGATGTCTATGATATCCCTATTGCTGCTGTGACAGAGCAATATATGGGCTATATTCGAGCAATGCAATCGTTAGAGCTTGAGGTTGCAGGTGAATATTTAGTTATGGCGGCAACCTTGATGGCGATCAAGAGTAAAATGCTGTTACCAAAGCAAGAGTTGGAACTTGTTGATGATGAAGAGGTCGAGGGAGAAGATCCTCGAGAAGCTTTGGTTACACAGCTGTTGGAATACCGAAAATTCAAATATGCTGCGGGTCTTTTACATGAAAAAGAAGCGGAGCGCAGCTTGTATTATACAAAAGAACCGATGGATGTCGATGAGTATAGGGAAGAGCAACCACTACTTGAGCCAAATAAACTCAATACAATCGATCTATTTTTGGCGTTTCACTCTATGCTGGAAAAAAGGAAAAGCCGTCAGCCCGTAGAAACAACTGTAGCCGGTGAGGATATTTCGATAGAGATGAAGCTTGCGGAGCTCACAGATACAATCAGACAGTTAGAAAAGGACGAGCCGATTAAGCTAGAGGCCTTTTTCATCACGTACTCAAAGCAAGAAATCGTAACAACATTCATGGCTTTGCTTGAGTTAATGAAAAAACATCTGGTGCGTGTAGAACAGGAATGTAATTATGGATCGATCCTGCTTTATAACGATCAGGATGAGGAAACAACAAATGATTTGGAGGAAACACAGTGACCACAATGAGTCAAATTGAAGCAGTTCTTTTTGTCGTTGGTGATGAGGGCATAAGCTTGGAGGAAATTTCCTACTTGCTTGAGCTGCCAACAGCAAAAGCTTATGAGCTGTTGAATACATTGAAAAAACGCTATGAACAGGATGAACACTCTGCGTTGAATATTTTGGAAATCGGCAACCAGTTTGTTCTTTCAACAAAAAAAAACTTTGCTCCTTTATTGAAAAAATATGCGCAGTCTCCGATTGCAAATAATTTATCTCAGGCCGCATTAGAGACTTTATCGATCATTGCCTATAAGCAACCGATTTCAAGGGTTGAGGTAGATGAGATACGTGGTGTTCAATCGGCTGGTTCGATTCAAAAGTTAGCTGCGAAGCAATTGATCGAGGAAAAGGGCCGTGTTGAT from Enterococcus sp. 9E7_DIV0242 includes these protein-coding regions:
- a CDS encoding GNAT family N-acetyltransferase translates to MLIPYRKEQQKIAVGLLSFHDKMEKYHSLLNEIDMYEQEERLTLFFWVPAQGENIQGLLGVEYITETQLILHDISLNPSYRGEGLGFQLLDELRDSYSEVEIIGTSATKEYLDKWLQL
- a CDS encoding segregation/condensation protein A; this translates as MQEINIKLDVFEGPLDLLLHLIKKLEIDVYDIPIAAVTEQYMGYIRAMQSLELEVAGEYLVMAATLMAIKSKMLLPKQELELVDDEEVEGEDPREALVTQLLEYRKFKYAAGLLHEKEAERSLYYTKEPMDVDEYREEQPLLEPNKLNTIDLFLAFHSMLEKRKSRQPVETTVAGEDISIEMKLAELTDTIRQLEKDEPIKLEAFFITYSKQEIVTTFMALLELMKKHLVRVEQECNYGSILLYNDQDEETTNDLEETQ
- the scpB gene encoding SMC-Scp complex subunit ScpB produces the protein MTTMSQIEAVLFVVGDEGISLEEISYLLELPTAKAYELLNTLKKRYEQDEHSALNILEIGNQFVLSTKKNFAPLLKKYAQSPIANNLSQAALETLSIIAYKQPISRVEVDEIRGVQSAGSIQKLAAKQLIEEKGRVDGPGRAILYGTTDYFMDYFGLKALDELPDIHQMEEEINEELPLDLFFDRYKDNELLASPEEKKEPEEEE